The Syngnathus typhle isolate RoL2023-S1 ecotype Sweden linkage group LG16, RoL_Styp_1.0, whole genome shotgun sequence genome includes a region encoding these proteins:
- the qrsl1 gene encoding glutamyl-tRNA(Gln) amidotransferase subunit A, mitochondrial, producing the protein MFNLTLREVSIAFREGKISPSELCRKCLERIKQNRHLNAYITVTEELALKQAHEAETRLLRGTSKGPLDGIPFAVKDNFCTRSIKTTCASKMLKDYTPPYNATVVQKLFDQGAVLLGKTNMDEFAMGSGSTDGAFGPVRNPWGYATPYCEQTGAVSDSDWVISGGSSGGSAAAVASLTTYFALGSDTGGSTRNPGAQCGIVALKPTYGLLSRHGLIPLINSCDVPGILTKSARDAAIVFDILQGLDTKDSTTVPAPASSSAELPENFDVKNLCVGIPKEFYTPGLSEEVAAQWSRVADMFEKSGARVKRVSLPHSQYSNACYYVLCCAEVASNMARFDGLQYGHRSEVDSSTEAMYATTRHEGFNDVVRGRILSGNYFLLKQNYEHYFVKAQKVRRLIADDFKRVFGSGVEVLLTPTTLSDAARYADFTREDNRTRSVQEDIFTVSANIAGLPAVSVPTTLSKRGLPIGLQLIGPAFRDKKLLSVAQWIEQRVGFPSIGDFEESNGQSSSYNISFAGGGEMNTKEISRINNS; encoded by the exons ATGTTCAACCTCACTCTACGAGAG GTTTCCATTGCATTCAGAGAGGGAAAGATTTCTCCATCTGAGCTGTGTCGAAAATGTTTGGAGCGCATCAAGCAAAACCGCCATCTAAATGCCTACATCACGGTGACAGAGGAATTGGCCTTGAAGCAGGCTCATGAAGCAGAGACCAGACTActaagag gGACCTCTAAAGGTCCTCTGGATGGAATCCCATTTGCAGTCAAAGACAACTTTTGCACAAGGAGCATTAAGACCACATGTGCTTCGAAGATGCTCAAAG ACTACACTCCGCCGTACAATGCTACAGTAGTACAGAAGCTGTTTGACCAAGGAGCTGTTCTTCTTGGGAAGACCAACATGGATGAGTTTGCTATGGG TTCAGGCAGCACTGACGGTGCATTTGGACCAGTGAGGAACCCGTGGGGCTACGCTACCCCCTACTGTGAGCAGACAGGAGCGGTATCAGACTCTGACTGGGTCATTTCTGGAGGAAGTTCAGGGGGAAGCGCAGCAGCTGTGGCTTCACTGACCACTTACTT CGCTTTAGGGTCGGATACAGGCGGTTCCACCCGTAACCCGGGCGCGCAGTGCGGGATCGTGGCTTTGAAGCCAACGTATGGACTGCTGTCGCGGCATGGCCTCATCCCCCTGATCAACTCTTGTGATGTTCCAGGCATTTTGACAAAAAGTGCCAGAGATGCAGCCATTGTTTTCG ATATTCTCCAAGGACTCGACACAAAAGACTCCACTACAGTTCCTGCTCCTGCATCGTCATCAGCAGAGCTGCCTGAAAACTTTGACGTCAAGAACCTCTGCGTCGGCATTCCAAAG GAGTTCTACACCCCTGGACTGTCGGAGGAGGTGGCCGCACAATGGAGTCGGGTCGCTGACATGTTTGAGAAATCAGGTGCACGTGTGAAGCGAGTGTCCCTCCCCCACAGCCAGTATTCCAACGCATGTTACTACGTCCTGTGCTGTGCTGAGGTGGCGTCCAACATGGCGCGTTTCGATGGCCTCCAGTATG GCCACCGTAGCGAAGTGGACAGTTCCACGGAAGCCATGTATGCCACCACACGACACGAGGGTTTCAATGACGTTGTGAGAGGCAGGATATTATCTGGGAACTACTTCCTGCTCAAGCA AAACTACGAGCACTACTTTGTGAAAGCCCAGAAGGTTCGTCGACTGATCGCGGACGATTTCAAGCGCGTGTTCGGCTCAGGTGTTGAGGTGCTGCTGACACCCACCACGCTCTCGGATGCCGCACGTTATGCCGACTTCACGCGAGAGGACAACCGAACACGCAGCGTGCAGGAGGATATCTTCACTGTTTCCGCCAACATAGCAG GTCTCCCGGCTGTTTCTGTGCCAACTACCTTATCCAAAAGAGGCCTTCCCATTGGCTTACAGCTCATAGGCCCCGCCTTCCGAGACAAGAAGCTCCTTAGTGTTGCCCAGTGGATCGAACAAAGGGTTGGGTTTCCCTCCATCGGTGACTTTGAGGAATCCAACGGGCAGAGCTCCAGTTACAATATTAGCTTTGCAGGGGGGGGAGAGATGAACACCAAAGAAATCAGCAGAATCAACAACTCTTGA
- the rtn4ip1 gene encoding reticulon-4-interacting protein 1 homolog, mitochondrial codes for MATIRRVVDRRLFLHRNISRTSVSRFFKTSSSSRTVMPAWVIDKYGGNDVLRFTKNASFPVITYPNEVIVKVFAAGLNPIDVSMRGGYGAATMSTKRDPLNINQKGSEFPLTLGRDVSGVIMECGLDVKYFQERDEVWAAIPPWKQGSLAEFVVLSANEVSLKPKSLSHTEAAAIPYVATTAWSALVNTGGLTKDNCAKKRVLIIGGSGGVGTFAIQMLKAWGAHVTVTCSQNAERFVRKLGADHVVDYAAGPVEVPLAALDKFDLVLDNIGGSTERWALNLLKPWSGAKYVTLVTPFLQNTDALGIADGMLKTAATVASKALKHLVKGVHYRWGFFAPSGPALDEIREMVDAGQVHAVVEETFSFAQVPQAFAKVEKGHARGKTVVQINVGTDDA; via the exons ATGGCAACTATTAGACGCGTGGTGGACCGCAGATTGTTCCTTCACcgtaacatttcaaggacatCAGTTTCCAGATTTTTTAAGACCTCCAGCAGCTCCAGGACTGTCATGCCCGCATGGGTCATTGATAAGTATGGAGGCAATGATGTTCTGAGGTTCACCAAAAATGCCAGCTTCCCCGTCATTACCTATCCCAATGAGGTTATAGTCAAAGTGTTTGCTGCAGGACTGAACCCGATTGACGTCAGCATGAGAG GTGGCTATGGTGCTGCAACCATGTCCACCAAGAGAGACCCTCTGAACATAAATCAGAAGGGCAGTGAGTTCCCGCTCACCCTGGGGAGGGACGTGTCTGGGGTTATCATGGAATGTGGCCTTGATGTGAAATACTTCCAAGAAAGGGATGAG GTGTGGGCTGCCATCCCACCATGGAAGCAGGGAAGCTTGGCTGAGTTTGTTGTGCTAAGTGCCAATGAG GTGTCCCTCAAACCAAAGTCACTGAGCCACACGGAGGCTGCAGCCATCCCTTACGTGGCAACCACGGCTTGGTCGGCTCTCGTCAACACTGGCGGGCTCACTAAAGACAACTGTGCCAAGAAACG TGTTTTGATCATCGGAGGGTCTGGGGGAGTGGGAACGTTTGCCATCCAG ATGCTGAAAGCGTGGGGAGCCCATGTGACGGTAACATGCTCCCAGAATGCTGAGCGTTTCGTCAGGAAGCTCGGAGCGGACCATGTAGTGGACTACGCGGCGGGACCTGTTGAAGTGCCGCTGGCTGCCCTGGACAA GTTTGACCTGGTCCTGGATAACATTGGAGGCAGCACAGAAAGGTGGGCGCTGAATTTACTCAAGCCATGGAGCGGCGCCAAGTACGTCACCCTAGTGACGCCCTTCCTCCAGAACACCGACGCCCTGGGGATTGCTGATGGAATGCTGAAGACGGCTGCCACTGTGGCCAGTAAGGCCCTCAAG CACCTTGTTAAGGGAGTCCACTACCGTTGGGGATTCTTTGCACCGAGTGGTCCAGCACTGGATGAAATCAGGGAGATGGTAGATGCAGGGCAG GTCCATGCGGTTGTAGAAGAAACTTTCAGCTTTGCACAGGTTCCTCAGGCTTTTGCAAAAGTGGAGAAGGGTCACGCCCGAGGAAAGACAGTGGTCCAGATCAACGTGGGGACAGATGATGCGTAG